A window of Phragmites australis chromosome 2, lpPhrAust1.1, whole genome shotgun sequence genomic DNA:
AACGACAGTTTGTTTGTGAGAATCAAAGATTCTAGGCTAGACGGTTTACCTAGGACGGCCACAAGTTCAACGCGTGCACGCGAAAGTCAGTTTACATAATCTCTTGGAAGAACCGAACCCACCGTGCATCGTCGTAACTAAAGAAGATCAGAGGGCAACTCACGTGGTGTTAACGTCGCTTGAGCCCTTGGCCACGACGGTTCCATGTTATATAAGCATCAATTGACGCGAGAGATTACAGAGATGCGAGAACCATGGTGCGCCATGAGGAGAGTCCTGATTTCTAGAGATTACATCAACTGTTCTTATCCTATCTTCTAATCATAGCAGGACTCTCCTAAAATAGCGCATGGAAGGTTATCGCCAGCACATTACAATCTGCACGGTGAACGTGCAGTACAAGATAGATTACTTCTAATAGTAACAAGAGGAAAGGAAACATCCATGGTCTCGGAGCTAACAGCGTTTGGGCAGCAGTATTATTCTCGCCTCCTGTCCCTTGTTTCGGTTTGACCCATGACATATTGCGACCTGCACCGACGCCGGGTCACCGGCCTCCTCGTCGGACGACGAAATATTTGGTCCCAAAACGACGTCCACACGCCGATGCAGTGGCGAAGCTTGTGACAAAACGATGATAGTGCACTAATTTATCTGTATCAAGCAACACATGTAATTTTAAAGCGTTATATGGTAAATATGTGTTCTTTAGTAATAAAATTTAGATTCATCTATTTTATGTACACCACCAAACTACAAGGTAGCGTCGCTACTTCGCCAATGGTCACCAACTGGTAGACAAGCAGCCACAACCCACGAGACCACAACCACCGCGCCAACCAACTACGCTCGGGCGCACCGCACGCCGCAGCCGAAGCCTCGCTAGCTGTGCGCTCGTGCCGGCGTATCTAGCCGTGGTCCCGGTCGCACGTGAAGCGAATATCCGCGAGCCCAGAGCAACCAAGCCGGAGCCGGCAGGCGGGAGAAGGGGAGAGACAGAGACCCCATCGATCGTTTAATTAACGCGCGCGAGATCGATCGGTTGCGCGCGATGCCCCCCCGGGCGCATGTCCGCGGTGGTCGATCGGTCGATCCACCCACCGCTCCGGGCTCTGGCGCGGGAGCCACCAGCGAAGCTTCTGATCGATGGACCGGATCCCGTGGGGGACGCTTCCCGACGCGGGCTAAATCGCGCCAGTATCTCGGGTGGATCGCCTCTGCGTTGTACATGCCGAAGCCGATCCGCGGCCCCGGTCCGGGCGTATAGAATACGCCGGCGCATGGTGCGCGCCGCGCGGTTTCTTTACTCTCCTCCGCCGTGTCGGAGGGATTTGTTTAGCCCGCGCGAAACACACGTCGCGTCGCGGTTCGCTGCAGCCCCAATGAGTTGGCGCACCACGACTAGCTGTGGGTGCCCGTCCTTCGAGGTGTGAGTGACCGGGCAACCGAGCACTGGCTGAGCTCTTGCAGAGACCCTCAAGTTACAATCCTCGCACCATTTGCAAGCAAACAGACTGGCATCTAGCGTGATCAGGGAGAGTGCCAGTGTGAGAATGACAAGTACGTTAAGAATCTTTAAGACACTATCGTATCGTCGTGCAGAAGATTATATATGATCGGCTGCATCATGTGACGCTAACGAATTGAACTGCTGTACTGCACGATCTATGTGGTCTAGATTCTATAAATGTACACTTTTATTCTTACGCGCGCTGATCAGGTGCCTCTACAGGTCGCGTGGAATTGATTCCACACAGCATGGCGTGGCGCACATTTCCCACTTCCCAGCCCAGCTTTCCGACTGCACTGAACCTCAAGTCGCGCCGTTCTAGCTGGGCGTGTAAAACGATTGTCCTAATTGTATTGTCAGAACAAGATGGTTCGGTGCTTAATTACAACATAGCTAACGTGAGCAGAGTGACCTGATCACTATGTGACAAAAGGAATGGATCGCTGTCAAATTCGCCCAGCGACCCCATATATGCCatccttttcatttctttgatccCACCAGAGTTTGCACCCCAGCTAAGAGGAACAAAGGCCCCATGCATTgccctttctccctctcttcaaTTTATTTCTCTCCTTTGAAATGTCAGCGTAATGGAAAAAGTATTTCTCTAAACAAAAAGATGGTGTCATTAACCCATAATTATTCAAACAATCGACCTCAAATGATGCTGCATTTTTTCTTCCTGTGTACCCTAAAATCGGCACATCACTGACTGTGACGGGCAAATCTTCCAAAGTAATCAAGATCAAAACTTATCGATAAGCTCATTGGTTAGTTAGATTTCCTTGCTCTATGTATGATACAGCTGTATATATACTGAGTAAATGAGAGTATCTACACGCAAACTAATACTACTTCGCTAAAGATGATGCCCCAAGGGGCGTTTTGATGGAAAATATCCTAGGAGATCACCAGTTCACCACCTACCAATTTAAAATGAGCTGCCTCATATTCTTTAGTTTTGTGTAGATTTTTCTTTCAAGCGATAGGGTTTTGTGGCACATGATATTAACTATAATCTAAAGATGGCCATGCCACTAGATGCAATTTAAAACTTGAGACAAGAAAAGCTTGGCGAGGACAAGTCTCCCTTTTAATAAGAGATGGGATATATTGGTCCTTCAAGGAGATCTCTCCCTTCCATTTTAAAAGGGTGATGTGCATAATCCAATCAACTCTATCCGTCCCACTTCTTCTCCactttgttcatcttcttctttcaaGTCTTCCTTCTAGCTAGGTCTTCGTTCTTGGATATGAGTGGGAGCAACTTTGGGGACAACATGGGGTGGAGCAGTAGTGGGAGATCGTCTGGCTCCAGAAAGGGcaagagaggcggcggcggcagcggcggcgccgaCAAGCCCAAGCAGCCGCAGCGGGGGCTCGGCGTGGCGCAGCTGGAGAAGATTAGGTTACAGAGTGAAATGGCCGAGTACTTCCATCCTCTCGGCCAGCCCCCCAGCTTGATCCACAGAACGGGCAGCCTTAGCTTGGTAAGTACTGATGGGTGTCGTCTTTACAAACCGCAAATCCTTTCTGTCTAGTGCATGCCATTATATATGATTAGGCGCGCCTAATTTCTTGTGCTTTTGGAATGGATCGATCAAGCAGGAGGATGCACGGGCGTCGACGTCCTCCCTGTCGTCGTCTCCATCGTCCGGCCTCCATGCTACCACCGTCTCGTCGCCATTCCCAATCCATCCAAATTTTGCGGTACATGGCCACTTTTTCCTTGGAGCGATTACTAGTTCTATATATTAGGAAGAAATTGgtctactatatatatatatatatatatatatatatgatacttCCGATAGTATGTATTTTCAGTACATATcttataatatataatatagaGAGTATCTTATGTAATAAATAGGATGGATATGAAACATatgagtatataaatatattcatagtgataaaagagtatattcAATTCATTTATATGATATATCATAATATAAAGTATGTACTTGAAAGTACAGACTAgttccccctcccccctctctctctatatatatcccTCAAAAAAGGTTCAGATATATCTAGCTTCAACATGAGAGAGAATCCCTCCCAATGAAACTTCCTTTGGATGATTCGGTGGTTTTGTGTATACTtagcaggtgatgcatgcatgtgaagatGTAGCAATTAGTCCTTTATTGTGAACACAGAAGAAGGGGTTTAAAGCCTAATTCTCTGCAACCAGCAGTGATTTAATTGGTCTTTCTCGTTTGTTCAGAAGAAAATCTAAAGAACCATGCTTTTATCAGTTTGAGTTGAGTTGCATATGCTTCCAGTTAGCTAGCTACCTCGAGATCTTTTCGTTCTTTCTGATTCGTTATTTGCCACATTTTTCTTATTCGCCTTTAACCTCCATCATGTTTTCTTTGTTTGTGTGGTTCTTCTCTTATATGTAAATCTTCACTACTGTTTTGACTATAAAATAATTGCACAATATCGAACTATAAAAGAAGTATATCATCTTCTTGTGCGCTGTTTCATAGTAACACAAGTAATATAGGAATTATTATAACTCCAAGATAGCGTTCTTACAGTATTCCTGACTTTATCGTGCAGATGGcatatagagagagaggagacgtACGATACAGTGAATTCCAAACTCCCATCATCAGGTAGTGCACTCTTATATTTCAGAGACACCTAACTCCCAATCATTTGTGATCAAGCCCCAACTAacattgcaaaaattgaatttaATTGCGTGTCAACCAGATCACCGAGCAGCAGTGCTATCTATGGCGCCCCACATTACTCTCATCCTGGCATCACATTGCCACTCTTTGAACCAGAGGTATGTAGACGGTAGACCATAAGAAAGTGAGGTAGAATTGAATGGCTATTCTAATCATTATTCACCCAGGCATATGCTATCTTACCGTTAGGATCTATACAGTTTTCTGATTATGCGAGTGGTTGTAAAGTTTTGTCAGGAATCCGCTCGCTTGAAGGGACATCATGATCGAAGCCGGTCGGCAGATTCGACAAGTATGAACTCCGATGATCCGCAAGACGTGGACCTCGAGCTCAAGCTATGATCCTAAAATGTTCCTCATCCTTTCCCCTCTCCTTCAAACGTGATGTGATAGCTAGTCTTGATGGGGGTTTTTTCTGTTGTGGTGCAATAAGTTTCTCAATTGGTGCCACTAGCTGAACCAAAGGTTTTGCCATCTTCTGTAATGCCTACCAGAAGAGAGGAATAGATTTCACATTCTTTTTTATCAAGACATGTTGTGTGCATGGGTATGGGATCTGGTGGTATCTAGCAGTTGTTTTGATTGACTGTGAAGCATAGATGTGTTGACTCTTGCCTGCAACTGCAAGCATACACTGACACAGTTCGTACATGATTGTTATTAATTTATGGATCACAAATTTCGTACATGAATGTTCATATGTGCATGAGCACTTGCATGCATGCCAGAATATTTTGATCCAGAAGCACAAGATGGAAATAGAATAACAACTTTATCTGCGTTATCTCGCACAGCTGTCTTTTGTACTACTTCTAATGCAGCTTGTCTCAGCCGTTCTATTATTAGTTTCTTGAGTGTTTGTGTAATCATATCATCTCTCTGCACCGAAGGGGCTGAGGCTCAAGAGTTCTACTTGATCCATCTACCTGTGTGCACGTACGATTATAGACATCGTAATGCGTTTGTTGAGATCATATCCGCAGTGTGCAGCTAGCTAGAGGCATATGCATGCTTAGGCGCGCGAGAGATGCATATGCTCCAAAGGCTTTCGTACTGATCCTAATTGATGTTTGTATATTTAACCTACGTAGAATTATCACATTGCTATACTTACAGGCTTCAACCGAAATGCCCCCGAAAGCGGCATCGCCGACCCAAATGCCCCTTAAAGGGGGACCCCGGAGGCTCATATTTTGATTGCTTTGCATATGTTGTAAGTAATATGTATATTTTAGAGTTTGTAGGTACATACATGCTTCCTTACATACATGGCGCAGTAAAAGGGAGATTGGTAAGCTGGATCGATCAGCTGTCCCAGATATACTCAACGA
This region includes:
- the LOC133910024 gene encoding protein SPEAR3-like codes for the protein MSGSNFGDNMGWSSSGRSSGSRKGKRGGGGSGGADKPKQPQRGLGVAQLEKIRLQSEMAEYFHPLGQPPSLIHRTGSLSLEDARASTSSLSSSPSSGLHATTVSSPFPIHPNFAMAYRERGDVRYSEFQTPIIRSPSSSAIYGAPHYSHPGITLPLFEPEFCQESARLKGHHDRSRSADSTSMNSDDPQDVDLELKL